The DNA region TTGTTCCGGTAATGACGTATTCATCTTATAAGTTCACTTTATACATAACTGCTGCGCATGCTAAATTATTGAAGAAGAAATTAGATAGTTTAAGAGGGAAAGATATTGAGAGCTACTATGTTGTTGATGATGCAGATGATTTTACAGAAAATATACGAGTCGAATTCCGCGTGCCCGGTCAGTTGGTAAAACAGGTGAAAGATATGATTTCATCTTTAGATAAATCAGCTAAATATGATGTATATAAGCTTGTAAATCATGGTTATAAGGAAACCATGGGGCGTATCGGAAAGTTTCCGTTCCCTATGTCGGTAGAGGAAGCGCTCTCTTATATAAAGAATAAATTGGAGATTCCTGTATTGCGGTATGCCGGTAATAGGGATCGTTTGGTAGAAAAAATAGCTATCCTTGGCGGGGCAGGTGCCGAGTTTGCAGGGGTGGCAAAATCAATGGGGGCAGATCTGTATTTGACGGGGGATTTAAAATACCATGAGGCACAAGATGCGGCGATGAATGGATTAGTTATCGCTGATGGCGGGCATTTTTATACGGAACGTGTGATTATTCCGTACTTAGCAAAACGTTTGCGTGATGAATTTAAAACCCGTGGTTGGAATGTTGGAGTTTTAGAAGATGTTAGGGCAAAAGATATATTTCATTGTGTATAAAAGTTGAAATAAGATATACAGGATGGTATACTGTTACTTGCGAGCAGGAAAGATGATTGCGGGCCGAAAGGCGTGAGGAAAGTCCGAGCTTCGCAGGGCGAGATGCCGGATAACATCCGGCGGGGGCGACCCTAGGGACAGTGCCATAGAAAAGAAAACCGCCGTGAATAACGGTAAGGGTGGAAAGGTGCGGTAAGAGCGCACCAGCAGGCGGGAGACCGTTTGGCTTGGTAAACCCCATCTGAAGCAAGACCGAATAGGGAAGGAATGACGTTGCCCGCTGACCTTCCGGGTTGAGTCGCTTGACCGATAAAGTAATTTACTCGGCTAGACAGATAATCATCACCATGAAAATGGTACAGAACTCGGCTTATTGATTGCTCGCAAAAAAAATAAAGGATCGCTTTTAGCGGTCCTTTTGTATTACAAAAAAATATGACAATTTGACAATGTACTTTGAGGGTAATAAATTGTGTTATTCGTAATGAGATTTGTATTCAATCAATTATTTTTCATTGGAAAGAGATACTACTTTATTAAAGTTATTCAAAATTGTTTGTGATGGTTTTTCATCCATAAGGCTGATTAAAATGATAGAGATTGTAGAAAAGAGAAATCCTGGGATTAATTCATAAAGACCAAACCAGTTAAACTGTTTCCAAATGAGGACGGTGATGCCGCCAACAATGATGCCGGCATAAGTTCCTTTTAAAGTCATACGTCTCCAGTAAAGTGAAAGGAGAACGACTGGTCCGAAGCAGGCGCCAAATCCTGCCCATGCATAAGATACTATGGAGAAAATATAACTGTTCGGGTCGGACGCAAGATAGATTGAACATAGGGAGATTAACAAAACCGTAACACGGCTTATAATAATAAGCTCTTTCTCAGAAGCATTTTTATGGAAGAAGGGCTGATATAAGTCTCTTGCTACAGCAGAAGCCGTTACGAGAAGCTGAGAAGAGGCGGTACTCATAATTGCTGCCAGTACGGCCGACCATATAAGTCCCGTGATGAACGGAGGGGAAAGTGTTTCCGCCATAATGATGAATACACGTTCAGCATTGGCATTTTCGAGAGGCATAGGCAGGTAGGCTTTTCCTACGATACCAATAGCAACAGCGAAAGTCAGGGACAAAAGAACCCAGGACACCGCGATTTG from Dialister invisus DSM 15470 includes:
- a CDS encoding Nif3-like dinuclear metal center hexameric protein, with the protein product MEIYVKDIMQLMEDWAPSSLAESWDHPGLQVGNPNQPVHKILVALDMTELNISYAIDHGVDMVISHHPFLFKPIHDIDLSTCKGRMIENLIRHRITSFAAHTNLDSAVQGVNDALAEKLGLQECKGFVPVMTYSSYKFTLYITAAHAKLLKKKLDSLRGKDIESYYVVDDADDFTENIRVEFRVPGQLVKQVKDMISSLDKSAKYDVYKLVNHGYKETMGRIGKFPFPMSVEEALSYIKNKLEIPVLRYAGNRDRLVEKIAILGGAGAEFAGVAKSMGADLYLTGDLKYHEAQDAAMNGLVIADGGHFYTERVIIPYLAKRLRDEFKTRGWNVGVLEDVRAKDIFHCV